A single window of Vigna unguiculata cultivar IT97K-499-35 chromosome 1, ASM411807v1, whole genome shotgun sequence DNA harbors:
- the LOC114164817 gene encoding uncharacterized protein LOC114164817 — protein sequence MAVKESNTSQNIQLQQQQQQQQQQQACDPCKSFGQKCSHLVKKQRAKFYILRRCIAMLLCWHERGET from the coding sequence ATGGCAGTGAAGGAAAGCAACACAAGCCAAAATATTCAGCTgcagcaacagcagcagcagcagcaacagCAACAAGCTTGTGACCCTTGCAAGTCTTTTGGCCAAAAGTGCAGTCACTTGGTCAAGAAGCAGCGTGCCAAATTCTACATTCTTCGCCGCTGCATCGCCATGCTTTTGTGTTGGCATGAGCGTGGTGAGACATAA